A genomic window from Solanum dulcamara chromosome 11, daSolDulc1.2, whole genome shotgun sequence includes:
- the LOC129872222 gene encoding putative late blight resistance protein homolog R1B-11 gives MDIIEVSYKELPNNLKPCFLYFGAFLEDKEISVSKLIWLWIAEVFVLETKHKMLKDIAEFYMDDLSGRNLVFATKRRSTGGVKSCRIHDLLHAFCLEKAKECNYLLWIYGDHDPDSLHSFCEKPYYRRLSIYSTREAID, from the exons ATGGATATAATAGAAGTAAGCTATAAGGAACTACCCAATAATTTGAAGCCATGCTTTTTGTATTTTGGAGCCTTCTTGGAGGACAAAGAAATCTCTGTGTCCAAGTTAATATGGCTATGGATTGCTGAAGTATTCGTCTTGGAAACTAAACACAAAATGTTGAAGGATATAGCAGAATTTTATATGGATGATCTATCGGGGAGAAACCTAGTGTTTGCTACAAAGAGAAGATCAACCGGTGGAGTGAAATCCTGTCGTATTCATGATCTCTTACATGCTTTTTGCTTGGAAAAAGCTAAGGAATGCAATTATCTCCTCTGgatatatgg GGACCATGATCCTGATTCACTTCATTCTTTCTGTGAAAAGCCTTATTATCGTCGCCTATCCATTTATTCTACTCGGGAAGCTATTGATTGA